TCCGTTTGGATTCAGTAAGCTTTTTAGTTTTTGAAGATAAATGGGTGTTCTCTCTAGAGTTTCGAAAATTCCGGTGCCGTTCATCAACAATAGAATCGTATCGTATTTCTCGTTTTCGATATTCAATACATCTATAACTTGGGTGTTTTTCAATCCGCGAAGAGTACAAGCTGTTATCGCATTTTCAGAAATGTCGATGGAGTGAACGTCGATATTTCGTTCGTTTTGCAAATACAATCCGTGACTTCCAGCACCACATCCTACTTCTAAGGTTCTGCCTTTGGTTAATTGTAACGCTTTTTGTTCTAGAGTTGGCATTTCGGCAAAGCTTCGAAATAAATACACCACTTCCATTTCATCATCATCCGAAATAGAGGTTGAAGTGATCATGTTTTCTGGCGAAGTATTGGTTTGATAATCGAGTATGGCTTTTCCGAAAAGGTCTTTCATAATATCGTTTTGAGGAATGAAGCAATCTTTCCTCTTTAATTAGTTTATAGATTCAACTTGTTTAACTTTGCAGTAGAAATTTAGTAGTATGTTAAAACCAAATTTAGCTGAACTCGGAAAACTGGCCAAAGATAAGCATATCGAAAATAAAAAATATTTCGATAAGCTGAAAAAGAAGGTACCCAAGAATTTAGATTATGCGATGCAAGAATTGCATGATGCCGAATTTAAAAAAACCGATTGTTTGTCTTGCGCCAATTGTTGTAAAACTACCGGTCCTTTGTTTACTTCGGCTGATATTGAGCGAATAGCAAAACATTTACGACAAAAACCACAACAGTTTATTGAGCAGTATCTTCGTATTGACGAGGATAATGATTATGTATTACAATCAGTGCCTTGTACGTTTTTGGATCAGGACAATACTTGTTTTATTTATGAGGTGCGACCAAAAGCCTGTCGCGAATTTCCTCATACCGACCGAAAAAAGTTCCAGCAAATTTCTGATTTGACTTTAAAAAATATTCCTATTTGTCCTGCAGTCTACAATATTGTAGAAGAAATGAAAAAGAAACTGCCGCTTTAGTAAAGCAAATATTTTTTTCGAATTTCTTTAAACTGGTCTAGGCCGGGTTTCCAACTTTTTTTGATTTTTCGTTCAGAAATCCCTTCTTCAATTTGTAGTCGCAAGGTTTGCGTTCCCGCCAATTTGGTAAAAAAAGGATTGAAGAATGCGGTTTTATCTTCCGTTGTGTTATATGCTCGGATGAGCCATTTTAATTCAATTTGGCTTACCGGTTCTATCGTTGATAAATCCTCCCCAAAACAACTAACACCTTTATATATGGGTTCTTTGGCACCAAAATTTGGCTCAGGAATAAAACTAAATCCAGATTGCGGTAAATTGGGCGAACCGTAAATTTGAAATTGTTTGTCGGTACCTCTTCCAACACTAACATTGGTACCTTCAAAAAAGCACAAACTCGCATACAAATTAATGGCTTGGTCATTAGGAAGATTGGGTGAAGGTCTTTCTGGAAAATGATACGAGGCATTTCGATCATAATCAACACAAGGAATTACTTGTAAATTACATTGTACTTCCTCTTTAAGCCATTTTTCGCCATTAATCATTTGAGCATATTCGCCAATGGTCATTCCGTAAAGCACCGGTACAGGATGCATTCCCACAAAACTGCTGAATTCTTTTTCTAAAATAGGTCCGTCAATGATAAAGCCATTGGGATTAGGGCGGTCCAAAACCACTAAGGGAATATTGTTTTCGGCACAGGCTTCCATGATGTAATGTAAACTAGAAATATAGGTGTAAAAACGAGCGCCTACATCTTGAATATCAAAAATCAAAATGTCAATTCCTTCTAATTGTTCTGGGGTTGGTTTTTTATTAGCACCATACAAAGAGATTATGGGAAGACCAGTTTTGGTATCTTTTCCATCAATAATCAGTTCGCCAGCATCTGCCGTCCCACGAAATCCGTGTTCGGGTGCAAATATTTTTTGAACTTGGATCGCATTGGAAACTAAAAAGTCTACTAAATGTATTTTGTTGGATAAAATCCCAGTTTGATTGCTTACGACTCCTACTTTTTTATCTTTCAAAAGTGGAAGATAGTTTTCGGAGTTATCAGCACCTGTTTTAAAACTGATCGATTGATTCGGTCGAATGGAGTTTTGATTTTCAGAAAGAGTTGATTTTTGATACGAATTTTTGCTTGGAATAGTTTTATTTATGGAACAGGAAGTCATCAAAAAAAGTACGCCTAAAAAAGGAATTGATTTTTTAAAAGTGTTGAACATTGTCTTATAAATAAAGTTAAAGTCAATTAGTGTAATTCGTGTTTTAGCTGTATTTTTGGCTCAATTAAATACCCAATTTACTTGAATTTAGATTATTTCATCGCCAAAAGATTGATTACTGCTAAAGATTATAAAAGTAGTATATCTGCACCAATAATAAAAATTGCCATAGCTGCAATTGCTATTGGTATGGTAATGATGATTGTTTCTGTAGCCACTGGTATTGGTTTACAACAAAAAATCCGAGAGAAAGTATCCGCTTTCAACGGACATATTATTATTTCTAATTATGATAATAATCAATCGGAGGCTACATTAACTCCAATTACCAAGAACCAAGAGTTTTACCCTAAGTTCAATTCGGTTGCAGGCATTAGTCATGTTCAAGCTATAGCTACCAAAGCTGGAATTATCCGTACCGAAAAGGCTTTTGAAGGAATTGTTTTTAAAGGAGTAGGAAAAGACTATCAATGGAGTAATATTAAAGAGTATTTGGTTGCAGGCCGTTTGCCTTATTTGTCAAGCCAACTTAAATCGGAGGTAGTGATCTCACAATTTTTAGCCGATAGGTTGCAATTAAAAGTAGGCGATGCGTTCAATACTTTTTTCATCAAAGAAAATCAAAATCAATTGCCCAATATTCGCCGATTTAAAATATCAGGTATTTTTAATTCAGGCTTTCAAGAATTTGATGCTACTTATATATTGGGAGATATTCGCCATATTCAACGCATTAATAAATGGTCACCCAATCAAATCGGTGCGTTTGAGATTTTCGTAGACGATTTTGATCAGATTCAATCCGTTGGAGAAGAAGTGTACCAACAAACTCCGTCCAATCTAGATTCCAAAACCATAATCGAAAAATACAGTTACATCTTTGACTGGTTGCAATTGTTTGATTTCAACATTGTCGTTATTCTTGGCGTGATGATTTTGGTTGCTACCATTAATATGGTGGTGGCTTTATTGGTTCTAATATTAGAACGAACCCAAATGATCGGAATTCTAAAAGCACTAGGAGCTAACAATTGGTCTGTCCGAAAAATATTTCTTTACAACGCCCTGTATTTAATTTTTCGTGGACTCTTATGGGGCAATGGTATTGGGATAGGCGTGTTACTCATCCAAAAATACTTTGGTGTCATCCAACTCAATCCCGAAAATTATTATGTCAATCAAGCACCAGTCTATTTTAATTGGGGCTATATCTTGGCGCTTAACCTATTAACAGTAACCGTTTGTTTTGTTGTATTATTGATTCCTTCTTACCTTATTACTAAAATCTCCCCAGTCAAAGCCATTCGTTACGACTAATTACCTGAGCGTTCCCTGTTTGCCTCGTGGCCTCGCAAACTAGGTCGGGCTATTGCTACAAGTCCTCGCTGCGCTGTGGGCTTTTCGCTTCTATCCCTAACGCGGTTTGTGATTAAAACATCTCTATCAAAGTTCAACATTCAACATTCTTTATCGAATTTTCGTTGTTTGAACCTTCTAATTCAACCTTTACAATTCCCAATTGACAAAAAACTTTGGTATTTACAAAACGGGGAATCAGCCAGTTAAGAAAAAGCTGTAAAATAAACTCAAAAAATACTTGCCAGAGTGGATTTAGGTTGTACTTTTGCACCCGCAATAAAGGCGAGGTTCTTACATAGATATTGAAAAGCAAACAAAAGGAGATAAAAGAAATTTTACTTGTAAAAAATTTGCTAGAGATAAAAAAGTAATTATCTTTGCCCTCCCCAAAAGGAGCCAAGTTCTTAAGTAAGTTGAGTGAGTTAAAAAAGAAAGTATTTTTTCTAAAAAATTTTCAAATAGACTTGCGAGATAAAAAAGAAGTTGTACTTTTGCACCCGCTTTGAGAGATAAGCGCAACAAACAAGTTAGACACGTTCCTAGACATATTGAATTGACAGCCGTTTTGAGAGAGATCTCAAAACAAATTAAAGAGTAATAGAATCGTAAGATTCGAAAAAGACCATTAGATCATTGTCATAATAAATAGAAGCAAATTTATTTGCTTCGCATAATATACGATGAAGAGTTTGATCCTGGCTCAGGATGAACGCTAGCGGCAGGCTTAACACATGCAAGTCGAGGGGTATAGTTCTTCGGAGCTAGAGACCGGCGCACGGGTGCGTAACGCGTATGCAATCTACCTTTTACAGAGGGATAGCCCAGAGAAATTTGGATTAATACCTCATAGTATGTGAGAATCGCATGGTTTTCACATTAAAGTTCCAACGGTAAAAGATGAGCATGCGTCCCATTAGCTAGATGGTAAGGTAACGGCTTACCATGGCGACGATGGGTAGGGGTCCTGAGAGGGAGATCCCCCACACTGGTACTGAGACACGGACCAGACTCCTACGGGAGGCAGCAGTGAGGAATATTGGACAATGGGCGCAAGCCTGATCCAGCCATGCCGCGTGCAGGATGACGGTCCTATGGATTGTAAACTGCTTTTGTACAGGAAGAAACACTCCCTCGTGAGGGAGCTTGACGGTACTGTAAGAATAAGGATCGGCTAACTCCGTGCCAGCAGCCGCGGTAATACGGAGGATCCAAGCGTTATCCGGAATCATTGGGTTTAAAGGGTCCGTAGGCGGTTTAATAAGT
This sequence is a window from Flavobacterium ammoniigenes. Protein-coding genes within it:
- a CDS encoding class I SAM-dependent methyltransferase, producing MKDLFGKAILDYQTNTSPENMITSTSISDDDEMEVVYLFRSFAEMPTLEQKALQLTKGRTLEVGCGAGSHGLYLQNERNIDVHSIDISENAITACTLRGLKNTQVIDVLNIENEKYDTILLLMNGTGIFETLERTPIYLQKLKSLLNPNGQILIDSSDIIYMFDEDEDGGKWIPSDTYYGELTFTVQYKNETETPFPWLYLDYNTLQNAAIANGLQCKLVLEGDHFDYLAQLTHL
- a CDS encoding YkgJ family cysteine cluster protein, with the translated sequence MLKPNLAELGKLAKDKHIENKKYFDKLKKKVPKNLDYAMQELHDAEFKKTDCLSCANCCKTTGPLFTSADIERIAKHLRQKPQQFIEQYLRIDEDNDYVLQSVPCTFLDQDNTCFIYEVRPKACREFPHTDRKKFQQISDLTLKNIPICPAVYNIVEEMKKKLPL
- a CDS encoding exo-beta-N-acetylmuramidase NamZ domain-containing protein; translated protein: MFNTFKKSIPFLGVLFLMTSCSINKTIPSKNSYQKSTLSENQNSIRPNQSISFKTGADNSENYLPLLKDKKVGVVSNQTGILSNKIHLVDFLVSNAIQVQKIFAPEHGFRGTADAGELIIDGKDTKTGLPIISLYGANKKPTPEQLEGIDILIFDIQDVGARFYTYISSLHYIMEACAENNIPLVVLDRPNPNGFIIDGPILEKEFSSFVGMHPVPVLYGMTIGEYAQMINGEKWLKEEVQCNLQVIPCVDYDRNASYHFPERPSPNLPNDQAINLYASLCFFEGTNVSVGRGTDKQFQIYGSPNLPQSGFSFIPEPNFGAKEPIYKGVSCFGEDLSTIEPVSQIELKWLIRAYNTTEDKTAFFNPFFTKLAGTQTLRLQIEEGISERKIKKSWKPGLDQFKEIRKKYLLY
- a CDS encoding ABC transporter permease, with the protein product MNLDYFIAKRLITAKDYKSSISAPIIKIAIAAIAIGMVMMIVSVATGIGLQQKIREKVSAFNGHIIISNYDNNQSEATLTPITKNQEFYPKFNSVAGISHVQAIATKAGIIRTEKAFEGIVFKGVGKDYQWSNIKEYLVAGRLPYLSSQLKSEVVISQFLADRLQLKVGDAFNTFFIKENQNQLPNIRRFKISGIFNSGFQEFDATYILGDIRHIQRINKWSPNQIGAFEIFVDDFDQIQSVGEEVYQQTPSNLDSKTIIEKYSYIFDWLQLFDFNIVVILGVMILVATINMVVALLVLILERTQMIGILKALGANNWSVRKIFLYNALYLIFRGLLWGNGIGIGVLLIQKYFGVIQLNPENYYVNQAPVYFNWGYILALNLLTVTVCFVVLLIPSYLITKISPVKAIRYD